One window of Phycisphaeraceae bacterium genomic DNA carries:
- a CDS encoding 8-amino-7-oxononanoate synthase, which produces MPYWLDEIRADLKQLERDNLLRTLKVVEVNGRTIRRNGRELINLAGNDYLGLSSHPRVRDAVIDAVRLYGTGAGASRLVSGHLPIHAQMETKFAAFKHAEAALILPSGYTANLAAVTALAQPGDLICVDKLNHASLIDAARASGAEVRVFPHLRYDKLERLLQRGPRTRTLLPTEINPSKTTFSTSSSSGEVASDELLTAATERTPRTFILTDSVFSMDGNTAQLPELCDLAEKYSSILMVDEAHGTGVLGETGGGLCELQGITSRVDVVISTASKALGGLGGIVTARREVIATLVNRARSFIFSTGVPPAQVAAIGAALDVLRDEPWRIRKIRELAVYLRSRLHNLGWGIPSPSSDPLTPATPIIPLIVGTPANALALSAQLEDNGFFAPAIRPPSVAPGASRVRLSLRADLEPDDIDRLCGLLKR; this is translated from the coding sequence ATGCCTTATTGGCTTGATGAAATCCGTGCCGACCTCAAACAGCTCGAACGTGACAACCTTCTACGCACATTGAAGGTCGTCGAGGTGAACGGCCGAACCATTCGCCGCAATGGACGGGAACTTATCAATCTGGCCGGTAACGATTATCTTGGCCTGTCATCCCATCCGCGTGTTCGTGATGCAGTAATCGATGCCGTGCGGCTTTACGGAACCGGAGCTGGAGCAAGCCGGCTGGTCAGCGGTCATTTACCCATTCATGCTCAAATGGAAACGAAGTTTGCCGCATTCAAGCATGCGGAAGCGGCACTGATCCTGCCCAGCGGCTATACCGCCAATCTTGCCGCTGTCACTGCGCTTGCTCAGCCTGGGGATCTGATCTGTGTGGACAAGCTCAATCACGCAAGCCTGATCGATGCGGCACGTGCCAGCGGCGCGGAAGTACGGGTATTTCCGCATCTGCGCTACGACAAGCTCGAACGATTGCTCCAGCGCGGCCCGCGTACCAGAACACTCTTGCCCACGGAAATAAACCCCTCGAAAACAACCTTTTCGACGTCATCCTCCTCGGGAGAAGTCGCCTCGGACGAATTATTGACGGCTGCCACCGAACGAACTCCCCGCACTTTCATCCTTACCGATTCAGTTTTTTCCATGGATGGCAACACCGCTCAACTTCCAGAACTCTGTGATCTGGCTGAAAAATACAGCTCCATCCTGATGGTGGATGAAGCTCACGGCACCGGCGTGCTCGGTGAAACCGGTGGCGGCTTGTGCGAACTTCAGGGTATTACCTCGCGCGTCGATGTCGTTATCAGCACTGCGAGCAAGGCACTGGGGGGGCTCGGAGGCATCGTCACCGCCCGACGTGAGGTAATTGCAACACTGGTCAATCGCGCTCGCTCTTTTATCTTCAGCACTGGCGTCCCACCCGCACAGGTTGCCGCCATCGGTGCCGCGCTCGATGTGCTGCGCGATGAACCATGGCGCATACGGAAAATCAGGGAATTGGCTGTTTACCTCCGCAGCCGGCTGCACAATCTGGGCTGGGGGATCCCCTCTCCATCATCAGACCCTTTGACCCCTGCGACTCCCATTATCCCACTGATCGTCGGCACACCCGCCAATGCGCTGGCGCTGTCTGCGCAATTGGAAGACAACGGCTTTTTCGCGCCGGCAATCCGCCCCCCCTCCGTGGCACCCGGAGCATCCCGCGTCCGCCTATCGTTGCGAGCGGATCTGGAGCCGGATGACATCGATCGCTTGTGCGGATTGTTGAAACGTTGA
- a CDS encoding inorganic diphosphatase — translation MINRFHAVGPGTKVPSIVHAIVEIPKGRRSKFEVDKETGLIRLDRYLYSSLMYPGDYGFIPGTLAEDGDPLDILVMVNEPTFSGCLIEARPIGLFKMTDRGANDYKVLAVPSSDPIFAEYNDLWRVPPHFLREVEHFFGTYKELEGKAGEDVVQTLGWEPADKARGEVLSCVKRFSQKHTSPSRSKPRKASKKK, via the coding sequence ATGATTAATCGATTCCACGCTGTTGGTCCGGGCACAAAGGTCCCTTCCATCGTTCATGCGATCGTCGAGATTCCCAAAGGACGACGAAGTAAATTCGAGGTCGATAAAGAAACCGGACTCATCCGTCTTGACCGCTATCTTTATTCGTCGCTCATGTATCCGGGCGATTATGGATTCATTCCCGGCACGCTTGCTGAGGACGGCGACCCGCTCGATATCCTCGTCATGGTCAACGAGCCGACATTCAGTGGCTGCCTGATCGAAGCAAGACCCATCGGCTTGTTCAAAATGACTGACCGTGGCGCCAATGACTACAAAGTACTCGCGGTCCCCAGTTCGGACCCGATCTTCGCGGAATACAATGATCTCTGGCGCGTTCCGCCTCACTTCCTTCGTGAGGTTGAACACTTTTTCGGAACTTATAAGGAACTCGAAGGTAAAGCCGGCGAAGACGTTGTACAGACGCTCGGTTGGGAGCCCGCGGATAAAGCTCGTGGCGAGGTGCTTTCCTGCGTCAAGCGATTTTCGCAGAAACACACGAGTCCTTCCCGTTCCAAGCCGCGAAAAGCCAGCAAAAAGAAGTAG
- a CDS encoding 1-acyl-sn-glycerol-3-phosphate acyltransferase: MRPIISEKPYRFVPPCDSRFWPAVVGLYLPRYLRTRHGVTRVECRGVEKLRSSIDAGHGVLLAPNHCRPPDPFVLGILSRRVGHSFHTMASWHLFMNGRMQAFLCNRAGAFSVYREGLDKAAIDAAIDILAEAKRPLIIFPEGNISRSNDALLSLMEGTGLIARTAAKRRAKDQPDRKVVIHPVALRYLFKGNIRTALEPIIRQIEARLSWRPQSQLGLVERVVKVGHALLGLKEIEYLGSPQGGTTAERLDRLINYVLEPIEAEWLNGQREPHVSARVKRLRMAILPDIVKGEINDAERDRRWKQLSDLYLAQQLACYPPDYVRSKPTVERLLETVERFEEDLTDVAHIHSPIEVIVEVGDAIESGTTRDRGTGGDPLMHKIEESLRVMLSRLSESCTPFT; encoded by the coding sequence GTGCGCCCGATCATCAGTGAGAAGCCCTACCGCTTCGTTCCGCCGTGCGATAGTAGGTTCTGGCCCGCAGTTGTGGGGCTATACCTGCCGCGCTATCTGCGCACGCGCCATGGGGTAACGCGCGTCGAATGTCGTGGCGTGGAAAAATTGCGGAGTTCCATCGACGCAGGTCATGGAGTACTTCTTGCACCTAATCACTGCCGCCCGCCCGATCCGTTTGTTCTGGGCATTCTGTCGCGTCGAGTCGGCCACTCGTTCCACACAATGGCGAGCTGGCACCTTTTTATGAACGGCAGAATGCAGGCTTTTCTCTGCAACCGTGCCGGTGCTTTCAGCGTTTATCGTGAGGGGCTTGACAAGGCAGCCATCGATGCGGCCATAGACATCCTCGCCGAGGCAAAGCGACCGCTGATTATTTTTCCCGAAGGCAATATCTCTCGTTCCAACGACGCGCTGCTCTCGTTGATGGAGGGTACCGGTCTGATCGCACGTACAGCCGCCAAACGCAGAGCGAAAGATCAACCTGATCGTAAGGTCGTCATTCATCCTGTCGCGTTGCGCTATTTGTTCAAGGGTAATATCCGCACTGCGCTGGAGCCGATCATCCGGCAGATCGAAGCACGTCTCTCCTGGCGGCCTCAGAGCCAGCTTGGACTTGTCGAACGTGTCGTCAAAGTCGGCCACGCGCTTCTGGGACTCAAAGAAATCGAATACCTCGGTTCGCCGCAGGGCGGGACGACAGCCGAGCGGCTTGATCGGCTGATCAACTACGTTCTGGAGCCGATCGAGGCTGAGTGGCTTAACGGCCAGCGTGAGCCGCATGTCTCCGCACGAGTAAAACGACTACGGATGGCGATTCTGCCTGACATCGTCAAGGGGGAGATCAACGATGCCGAACGCGACCGCCGTTGGAAACAACTGTCTGACCTCTATCTGGCGCAGCAGTTAGCGTGCTACCCGCCGGATTACGTACGGTCCAAGCCCACCGTGGAACGGTTGCTTGAAACCGTCGAGCGTTTTGAGGAAGACCTCACCGATGTGGCGCATATCCACTCGCCAATCGAAGTGATCGTGGAAGTCGGCGACGCGATCGAATCAGGCACGACGCGCGATCGTGGCACGGGTGGCGATCCGCTAATGCATAAGATCGAGGAATCGCTGCGGGTGATGCTGTCACGGCTTTCGGAGTCATGCACACCGTTTACGTGA
- a CDS encoding AEC family transporter has translation MPGPIHQLAEIFSGVILPILIMIGFGALLQRISPLHMPTLSRLNIYLLIPCFLFINVYESLLSWRQIGGILFAVVIPTAGIALPLFAALRWRKIPPGTMATVILGSVVFNAGNFGIPVASLHYGSKGVAAQALIVLASNIAIWYLGYLILSLGNGEGWRGGFGYFKLPMLYVIVAAFVLREIRFRNPGFELPTWFTQSIVPLGTAVVPIGLITLGAQLATRARWPSWRLVSVVMLVKLILFPLVTGLGVWWLGLWPWPGKQIIIGCAAPTAINTLLLTIELEGDADTAADCVFWTTVASAVSVTLAMWVVDILAPGVPI, from the coding sequence ATGCCTGGACCGATCCATCAGCTCGCAGAGATTTTTTCCGGTGTCATTCTTCCCATTCTGATCATGATCGGTTTCGGGGCACTGCTTCAGCGAATTTCACCGCTGCACATGCCCACACTTTCGCGGTTGAATATTTATCTGCTCATCCCGTGCTTTTTATTTATTAACGTCTATGAAAGCCTGCTCAGTTGGCGTCAGATCGGCGGAATACTTTTCGCGGTCGTCATTCCCACAGCAGGCATCGCTCTGCCTCTGTTCGCTGCCTTGCGATGGCGCAAAATTCCACCGGGCACGATGGCCACCGTGATTCTCGGCAGTGTTGTATTCAACGCTGGTAACTTCGGCATTCCCGTCGCTTCTTTGCATTATGGATCAAAGGGTGTTGCTGCCCAGGCACTGATCGTGCTGGCGAGCAACATCGCCATCTGGTACCTCGGCTACCTGATTCTGTCTTTGGGCAACGGCGAGGGGTGGCGGGGCGGATTCGGCTACTTCAAGCTGCCGATGCTTTACGTGATCGTCGCAGCGTTCGTCCTGCGTGAGATTCGGTTTCGGAATCCCGGCTTCGAATTACCGACATGGTTCACACAGAGCATTGTCCCGCTGGGAACTGCGGTCGTCCCCATCGGGCTTATCACACTTGGTGCGCAACTGGCGACACGCGCCCGCTGGCCAAGCTGGAGGTTGGTCTCCGTTGTGATGCTCGTGAAGCTGATATTGTTTCCATTGGTCACTGGTCTGGGAGTGTGGTGGCTGGGACTGTGGCCCTGGCCGGGGAAGCAGATCATCATCGGCTGCGCCGCTCCGACGGCGATCAATACGCTGCTGCTGACTATTGAGCTTGAAGGTGATGCCGACACCGCAGCTGATTGCGTGTTCTGGACCACGGTTGCTTCCGCAGTCAGCGTAACATTGGCGATGTGGGTGGTGGATATACTCGCACCGGGGGTTCCGATCTGA